One window from the genome of Rufibacter tibetensis encodes:
- a CDS encoding DUF4097 family beta strand repeat-containing protein, which translates to MKNLVLLALLLLGIGNLHAQKKTVEKTLDVPASNKVNLKLKFGNEVKVTAWDKKEAYVKVTYEINGGKLNEAFLLTFKEGLGQLNVTADLNEELMKTSTLPEGGCPDGATTSFGNYTNGKMKNGACVQIDYEVFLPRDANLTLETINGDIELRGLTGTVNAKSISGFVDMDWSNQKGATVALKTITGEVFSDVAINLTEKQKEAPMVGYELKGSVNNGGPKVTLESISNNIYFRKKK; encoded by the coding sequence ATGAAAAATCTAGTATTGTTGGCCCTGCTACTGCTGGGCATAGGGAACCTCCATGCCCAGAAAAAAACGGTGGAGAAAACCTTGGACGTACCTGCCTCCAATAAAGTGAACCTGAAACTGAAGTTCGGGAATGAGGTGAAGGTAACCGCCTGGGACAAAAAGGAAGCCTATGTAAAGGTTACTTATGAGATAAACGGCGGCAAACTGAACGAGGCTTTTCTGCTCACCTTTAAAGAGGGCCTGGGCCAGCTAAACGTCACCGCTGACCTGAATGAAGAACTTATGAAAACCAGCACTCTGCCAGAAGGAGGCTGTCCAGACGGAGCCACTACCAGCTTCGGAAATTATACTAACGGGAAGATGAAGAACGGAGCCTGCGTCCAAATTGATTATGAGGTCTTCCTTCCTCGTGACGCCAACCTCACCCTGGAAACTATCAACGGCGACATTGAGCTGCGCGGCCTCACCGGCACCGTGAACGCCAAATCCATCAGCGGGTTTGTAGACATGGACTGGTCTAACCAAAAGGGCGCCACCGTGGCTCTGAAAACCATTACCGGCGAAGTGTTCTCAGACGTAGCCATCAACCTCACCGAAAAGCAGAAAGAGGCGCCCATGGTAGGTTACGAGCTTAAAGGGAGCGTGAACAATGGCGGGCCTAAGGTCACTCTGGAAAGCATCAGCAACAACATCTACTTCCGCAAAAAGAAGTAA
- the nagA gene encoding N-acetylglucosamine-6-phosphate deacetylase yields MRLALTNGNIYSDYTTAQGYAVLFEDNTVLDIIQADEVPSDAKIIDVKGGIICPGFVDLQVNGGGGVYFTQYPTLESLNAIRDAHLQFGTTSFLPTVISAFQDRILETITAVRQAMQQQPSTFLGMHLEGPYFNPGKAGAHDTACIRTATHEELDVLLEAGKDVITYLTLAPECIEESVMQRLVESGIKLSAGHSLATYDQAMHFFQNGVTAVTHLYNAMSGIDTKQPGLAAAALDYGQAWTGIIVDGEHCHPYAVRLAKKMLGEKLLLISDCAACVGSDIPFTDFGNFKAYYRNNRCETEDGRLAGSALTMLQAVQNTVNMVGLEVDEAIRMATLYPAQVLKLEHKVGQLVPGAAANIVVMDQELQLQQVWVEGVEVVLQQK; encoded by the coding sequence ATGCGCCTCGCTCTTACCAACGGCAACATTTATTCTGACTATACCACTGCTCAAGGCTACGCAGTTCTATTTGAAGACAATACCGTTCTGGACATCATCCAGGCCGATGAAGTCCCAAGTGATGCCAAGATCATAGATGTAAAAGGCGGCATCATCTGCCCTGGCTTTGTAGACTTGCAGGTAAACGGTGGTGGTGGCGTGTATTTCACCCAGTACCCCACACTGGAGAGCCTGAATGCCATTAGAGATGCGCACCTGCAATTTGGCACCACCAGTTTCCTGCCTACCGTGATCTCCGCGTTCCAGGATCGAATTTTGGAAACCATTACGGCAGTACGGCAAGCCATGCAACAGCAGCCCAGCACCTTTCTGGGCATGCACCTGGAGGGACCGTACTTTAACCCAGGTAAAGCGGGCGCCCATGATACCGCCTGCATCCGGACGGCCACCCACGAGGAACTGGATGTGTTGTTGGAAGCCGGGAAAGACGTGATCACGTATTTGACGCTAGCCCCGGAATGCATAGAGGAAAGCGTTATGCAACGGCTGGTGGAAAGCGGCATTAAGCTCTCGGCGGGGCACAGCCTGGCTACCTATGACCAAGCCATGCACTTTTTTCAAAATGGCGTCACCGCCGTTACCCATCTCTACAATGCCATGAGCGGCATAGACACCAAGCAACCTGGTCTGGCTGCTGCCGCCCTGGATTATGGACAGGCCTGGACCGGCATTATTGTAGACGGCGAGCACTGCCACCCGTACGCCGTGCGCCTGGCCAAAAAGATGCTGGGCGAAAAACTGCTGCTCATCTCAGACTGTGCTGCCTGCGTGGGGTCAGACATTCCGTTCACTGACTTCGGTAATTTTAAGGCCTATTACCGCAATAACCGCTGCGAAACCGAGGATGGTCGGTTGGCCGGATCTGCTTTAACCATGCTGCAGGCGGTGCAGAACACCGTGAACATGGTAGGCCTGGAGGTAGACGAAGCCATTAGGATGGCGACCTTGTATCCGGCACAGGTTCTGAAACTGGAACACAAAGTAGGGCAACTGGTGCCCGGAGCTGCTGCGAACATAGTAGTGATGGACCAGGAACTACAGCTGCAGCAAGTGTGGGTAGAGGGTGTGGAAGTAGTGCTGCAGCAAAAATAA
- a CDS encoding 1-phosphofructokinase family hexose kinase: MKIITITINPALDKSTRVQKLAPEKKLRCEAPTYEPGGGGINVSRAIKKLGGESCAWYLSGGAAGRRIGQLLEEEGVDFKEFRCENWTRENLMVFETASGEQFRFGMPGPQVSEPEWRQILQALEEIKDVPEFVVASGSISPGIPDDFYAQIAEIAVKKGFKLIVDTSAEALTKAAGEGIYLLKPNLNELAALAGKEKISAKEQEALAQQVIQEGKSQVLVVSLGPRGAMLATKDGFDYITPPTVKQDSAVGAGDSMVGGMVLKLTEGWSWPDVVRYGVATGTATTMTPGSELCRLSDVEEIYEWIQKHSAPVALLNKE, translated from the coding sequence ATGAAAATCATCACCATCACCATAAATCCAGCATTAGATAAAAGTACCCGGGTACAGAAACTGGCCCCAGAAAAGAAATTACGCTGCGAAGCCCCTACGTATGAACCAGGCGGCGGCGGCATTAATGTTTCAAGGGCAATCAAAAAGCTGGGAGGTGAGTCCTGCGCCTGGTACCTGTCTGGTGGCGCGGCGGGTAGGCGCATTGGGCAGCTTCTGGAGGAGGAAGGCGTGGACTTCAAAGAGTTTAGGTGCGAGAACTGGACGCGAGAGAACCTGATGGTGTTTGAAACCGCCAGTGGTGAGCAATTCCGCTTCGGGATGCCCGGGCCGCAGGTTTCTGAGCCTGAGTGGCGGCAGATTTTGCAGGCGCTGGAAGAAATCAAGGATGTACCGGAATTTGTAGTGGCCAGCGGCAGTATCTCTCCCGGCATTCCAGACGATTTCTACGCTCAAATTGCGGAGATTGCAGTAAAAAAAGGTTTCAAGCTGATCGTAGATACCTCTGCCGAAGCTTTAACGAAAGCGGCCGGCGAAGGCATTTACCTGCTAAAGCCCAACCTGAATGAATTGGCCGCGCTGGCCGGCAAAGAAAAGATTTCCGCCAAAGAGCAGGAAGCGCTGGCGCAACAGGTGATACAGGAAGGAAAAAGCCAGGTGCTGGTGGTCTCTTTAGGGCCACGGGGTGCCATGCTCGCCACCAAAGACGGCTTTGACTATATAACTCCGCCCACCGTAAAACAGGACAGTGCCGTAGGCGCCGGTGACAGCATGGTAGGCGGAATGGTCTTAAAATTAACCGAAGGCTGGTCTTGGCCCGATGTAGTTAGGTACGGCGTAGCCACCGGCACGGCTACTACCATGACCCCTGGTTCAGAGCTTTGCCGCCTGTCAGATGTGGAAGAAATCTACGAATGGATTCAGAAGCATAGCGCACCCGTGGCACTTTTGAATAAAGAGTAG
- a CDS encoding septal ring lytic transglycosylase RlpA family protein — protein sequence MRSLTPSFRWNLLCLLVLSLLTTNCTSSAPAFGERGGYVETGKASYYSDKLKGNKMANGKRYKPGKRTAAHKKLPFGTKVKVTNPRNGRSVKVMITDRGPFAPGRIIDLSKSAARKLDMEKSGVVPVQMKVIKTSK from the coding sequence ATGCGTAGCCTTACTCCTTCTTTCCGCTGGAACCTGCTTTGCCTGCTTGTGCTTTCTTTGCTTACCACCAACTGCACCTCCAGCGCCCCTGCTTTTGGGGAACGGGGGGGGTATGTAGAAACTGGCAAAGCCTCCTATTATTCAGATAAACTGAAGGGAAACAAAATGGCCAATGGCAAGCGGTACAAGCCTGGCAAACGCACCGCTGCCCATAAGAAACTTCCCTTCGGTACTAAAGTCAAGGTGACCAACCCCAGAAACGGAAGATCGGTCAAAGTTATGATCACCGACAGGGGACCATTTGCGCCCGGACGCATCATAGACCTTTCCAAGTCTGCTGCCCGCAAGCTAGATATGGAAAAAAGCGGGGTTGTGCCCGTGCAAATGAAGGTAATTAAGACATCAAAGTAA
- a CDS encoding alpha/beta fold hydrolase, which produces MEEHLSFRMEPLLLLHGALGAKDQFAPLLSLLPAAVPVYSFNLPGHGGEPFPDGPFRIEAFAQHLLSWLDAQNLARVQVFGYSMGGYVALKAARLHPDRFSSIFTLATKFNWTPEAAQKEVTKLNPKVLQEKVPAFAEALKTRHAPQDWQEVLHRTASMMEQLGQKPVLTAAELAQISVPVCIAVGDRDQMASVEESLAASRQLAYGQFHVLPNTKHSLEQLDWPLLASALQHFFSYA; this is translated from the coding sequence ATGGAAGAACACTTATCTTTCAGGATGGAACCACTGCTGTTGCTACACGGGGCCTTGGGTGCGAAAGACCAGTTTGCTCCTTTGCTGTCTCTGCTGCCTGCCGCTGTACCGGTGTACTCTTTCAACTTACCAGGCCACGGAGGTGAGCCTTTCCCTGATGGGCCCTTCCGGATAGAAGCCTTTGCCCAACATTTGCTCAGTTGGCTAGATGCCCAGAACCTTGCCCGGGTGCAGGTGTTTGGCTACAGCATGGGCGGCTATGTAGCCCTGAAAGCTGCTCGCCTGCACCCTGATCGTTTCTCAAGTATCTTCACCTTGGCCACCAAATTCAACTGGACGCCGGAAGCAGCCCAAAAAGAAGTAACCAAGCTTAACCCGAAGGTTCTGCAGGAGAAAGTCCCTGCTTTTGCGGAAGCCCTGAAAACCCGGCACGCTCCGCAAGACTGGCAGGAAGTCCTGCACCGTACCGCCTCTATGATGGAGCAACTAGGCCAGAAGCCAGTACTGACGGCTGCTGAACTGGCCCAGATTTCTGTTCCGGTGTGTATTGCCGTGGGAGACAGAGACCAAATGGCTTCTGTAGAAGAATCATTGGCAGCCTCCCGTCAGTTGGCTTACGGGCAATTCCATGTTTTACCTAACACTAAACACTCGCTGGAGCAGTTAGATTGGCCGCTGTTGGCTTCTGCTCTGCAGCACTTTTTCTCTTATGCGTAG
- a CDS encoding GNAT family N-acetyltransferase, with protein MSTPFQVREITALPEMLQQFPLIQVLNPNMDLARYELLLHQMLPLRYRMVGVFDKSICVGLSGFWLGTKLYSGKYLEVDNFVVDERYRSKGIGKLLLDWLTQEASQNHCETMMLDAYVGNNAAHKFYFREGFVIKGFHFLKRLK; from the coding sequence ATGTCCACACCTTTTCAAGTAAGGGAGATCACCGCATTGCCTGAGATGCTGCAACAGTTCCCGTTAATTCAGGTCTTGAACCCCAACATGGACCTAGCGCGGTATGAACTGCTGTTACACCAAATGCTGCCCCTTCGCTACCGCATGGTGGGTGTCTTTGATAAGTCAATCTGCGTGGGGTTGTCCGGCTTTTGGTTGGGCACCAAGCTTTACAGTGGCAAGTACCTGGAGGTAGATAATTTTGTGGTAGACGAGCGCTACCGCTCTAAAGGGATTGGAAAACTACTGCTGGACTGGCTTACGCAAGAAGCTTCCCAAAACCATTGTGAAACCATGATGCTAGACGCGTACGTGGGCAATAACGCAGCCCATAAATTCTACTTCCGCGAAGGGTTCGTCATTAAAGGCTTCCATTTTCTGAAAAGGTTGAAATAG
- a CDS encoding SH3 domain-containing protein yields the protein MKRLFIITALVCMQVISVFAQGPTSRVNTEKVRMYRQPAIGGEVMRLLGSEDEIIVMRKQNSEWSLVQIDGEAGYVLNSYLKAKKAKKATAAKTPVSVDKSAKL from the coding sequence ATGAAACGTTTATTTATTATCACCGCCTTAGTTTGCATGCAAGTAATTTCAGTTTTCGCCCAAGGCCCAACCAGCCGCGTTAATACTGAAAAAGTTAGAATGTATCGTCAGCCTGCCATTGGCGGAGAAGTGATGCGCCTGTTAGGTTCTGAAGACGAGATCATTGTGATGCGCAAACAAAACAGTGAGTGGAGTTTGGTGCAGATTGATGGAGAAGCCGGCTACGTGCTGAATTCTTACCTGAAAGCCAAAAAAGCTAAAAAGGCCACTGCCGCTAAAACTCCTGTCTCTGTTGACAAAAGCGCGAAATTATAA
- a CDS encoding Hsp20/alpha crystallin family protein: MFHTIKVGKIMAIQRFGSGFEDMMPQTFSSMLDRFFNDSVNSRERLNRFSPQVDTCETEKGFELEVALPGMKKEDIHLDFQQGRLTISGERHFKNEQKDKRYHVIESQYGSFSRSFQFPDTVKADSIEAVFENGILHVRIPKDEQKTARHQIEVREGNSQPIRLENNSNGTEQEAKGNASSSRKKQANLAHEGNNNLN, from the coding sequence ATGTTTCACACAATTAAAGTAGGTAAAATTATGGCTATTCAACGTTTCGGGAGCGGCTTTGAAGACATGATGCCGCAAACCTTCAGCAGCATGCTGGATCGTTTCTTTAATGACTCTGTGAACAGCCGCGAGCGGCTGAATAGGTTTAGTCCTCAGGTAGACACCTGTGAAACCGAGAAGGGATTTGAGTTGGAGGTGGCCCTTCCTGGCATGAAAAAAGAAGACATTCACCTTGATTTCCAGCAAGGACGTCTTACCATTTCAGGAGAGCGTCACTTCAAGAATGAGCAGAAAGACAAGCGTTACCATGTCATTGAAAGCCAGTACGGTTCCTTCAGCCGTTCTTTCCAGTTCCCAGACACGGTAAAAGCTGACAGCATTGAGGCAGTGTTTGAAAACGGAATTCTGCACGTGAGAATCCCGAAGGACGAACAGAAAACTGCCCGTCACCAGATTGAGGTACGCGAAGGCAACTCCCAACCCATCCGGTTAGAAAACAACAGCAATGGCACTGAGCAGGAAGCCAAAGGCAACGCCTCTTCTTCCAGAAAGAAACAGGCTAACCTGGCCCATGAAGGCAACAACAACCTGAACTAA
- a CDS encoding Hsp20/alpha crystallin family protein, with protein sequence MKLIKDKKFLQNIAQYIDLTNTVGGGVVQPQVNMVKRKKETVLQVALPGVSPEQCQVILDKNQLTVMALHQSEQHPAMQIPLFHQNFVLPPYIDFSHLRVVHEGHELRVHLPYLPQGPRFLEIEQR encoded by the coding sequence ATGAAACTGATTAAAGATAAAAAGTTCTTACAGAACATTGCCCAATATATAGACTTAACCAACACGGTTGGTGGCGGGGTTGTCCAGCCACAGGTGAACATGGTGAAACGCAAAAAAGAGACCGTACTGCAGGTAGCTTTACCTGGCGTGTCTCCTGAGCAGTGCCAGGTGATTCTGGATAAAAACCAACTTACTGTAATGGCTTTGCACCAGAGCGAACAGCATCCGGCCATGCAGATTCCGTTGTTTCACCAGAACTTCGTGCTGCCGCCCTACATAGACTTCAGTCACCTGAGAGTGGTGCATGAAGGCCACGAGTTGCGGGTACACCTTCCGTACCTGCCGCAAGGCCCCCGGTTTTTAGAGATTGAGCAACGTTAA
- a CDS encoding STAS/SEC14 domain-containing protein codes for MRKTYYASAGLTLDYDQGQKTAYAVWNGFLNSQEFKEATLKCLQLMEEEGVVRWLADNRKMKAIRQADQHWFVENIMPRMLQSTLRRMATLVSEDMFNKMAVDQIMQRIEQPDHLVLRDFNDEAQALAWLMMPLTEQGQRNSKESNG; via the coding sequence ATGAGAAAAACATATTATGCATCTGCCGGGCTAACGCTTGACTATGATCAGGGACAGAAAACGGCTTACGCGGTTTGGAATGGTTTCCTGAATAGCCAGGAATTCAAGGAAGCTACCTTGAAATGCCTGCAGTTGATGGAAGAAGAAGGGGTAGTGCGCTGGCTTGCCGATAACCGGAAGATGAAAGCCATAAGGCAGGCAGACCAGCATTGGTTTGTAGAGAACATTATGCCCCGCATGCTGCAGAGCACGCTCAGGCGCATGGCTACTCTGGTTTCTGAAGATATGTTCAATAAAATGGCAGTAGACCAGATCATGCAGCGCATTGAGCAGCCAGACCACCTGGTCCTGCGCGATTTTAATGATGAAGCACAGGCCTTAGCCTGGTTGATGATGCCATTAACCGAACAGGGGCAGCGCAACAGTAAAGAAAGCAATGGATAG